A part of Rhipicephalus microplus isolate Deutch F79 chromosome 8, USDA_Rmic, whole genome shotgun sequence genomic DNA contains:
- the LOC142768972 gene encoding uncharacterized protein LOC142768972, with protein sequence MQVGEPYVVFSKRSGNYFLVQLPSPHCCMVIIAECVHVIRALLILAGDVETNPGPSNISENLLAELRKLSTGQTQLIAEVQGLKSQLGNTDKTIGELNKRLSDLESHYQSLVPLRKEIEVLRVNTEQTSCRIFALEARIDDAENRSRRNNLIFYGIPDPSASETFSESERLVMNLCRDNLQVHLEPRDIERAHRLGRHSPERSRPIIVKIALHKTKTAILSNGRKLKGTSYGIGEDFSRSVQNARKQLIAFARSNNKPFSMHFKTLHMNQKRYIFDAESNTVKELS encoded by the coding sequence atgcagGTTGGTGAGCCCTACGTTGTCTTTTCGAAAAGATCTGGTAATTACTTTCTGGTACAGCTGCCAAGCCCGCATTGCTGTATGGTTATTATTGCCGAGTGTGTCCATGTAATTCGTGCACTACTAATTCTAGCTGGAGAtgttgaaactaaccctggccctTCAAATATCTCTGAGAACCTTCTTGCTGAATTGCGTAAGCTATCTACAGGTCAAACACAACTAATTGCAGAAGTACAGGGCTTGAAGTCTCAGCTCGGTAACACCGATAAAACAATTGGCGAACTGAACAAAAGATTATCAGACCTTGAAAGTCATTATCAGTCTCTGGTACCACTTCGAAAAGAAATAGAAGTCCTGCGCGTTAACACGGAGCAGACCTCCTGCAGAATCTTTGCACTAGAAGCCCGTATTGATGACGCTGAAAATCGCTCAAGGCGAAACAACCTAATATTTTACGGTATCCCGGACCCTTCCGCATCTGAAACATTTTCTGAATCGGAGCGGCTGGTAATGAATCTTTGCCGGGACAACCTACAGGTTCACTTAGAACCAAGAGATATCGAACGCGCGCATCGTCTCGGTCGACATTCACCTGAACGCTCCCGGCCCATAATCGTGAAGATTGCTCTGCACAAGACAAAAACTGCAATATTATCGAATGGTCGCAAGCTTAAGGGGACAAGTTACGGCATAGGTGAAGACTTCTCACGCTCAGTCCAAAATGCTAGAAAACAACTAATTGCTTTTGCGAGAAGTAACAACAAGCCATTTTCAATGcacttcaaaacactgcacatgaaTCAGAAGCGCTACATTTTCGACGCCGAATCAAACACCGTCAAAGAACTATCGTAG